One region of Danio aesculapii chromosome 7, fDanAes4.1, whole genome shotgun sequence genomic DNA includes:
- the LOC130232523 gene encoding LOW QUALITY PROTEIN: equilibrative nucleoside transporter 2-like (The sequence of the model RefSeq protein was modified relative to this genomic sequence to represent the inferred CDS: inserted 1 base in 1 codon) yields MLYLPTCTADEMSKDAPADRGFMVAIIFFILGLGTLLPWNXFMTASMYFNKRLNTSESRNGTITSGKEYYFNNWMTLLSQLPLLLFTLLNSILYPRISERMRIGGSLVFIFLLFFLTAVLVMIPMEEDRFFSITMATIWFINSFGAVLQGSLFGLVGLLPQKYSAVFMSGQGLAGTFAALAMILAIASEAKSDSAALGYFITPCVGTLITLFSYMMLPKLEFARFYLENKGKSYELETSRELLPTDDDAVPPDDAEVSDKTSEPLNGSVVNGTPGNGINSVSEEDSGKQAFITLATDNTSTRKSSVFEVFKKIWVMAFCVTFVFIVTLSVFPAVTVDVKTAYRGKWEQFFIPVFCFLCFNLFDWAGRTVTSVFKWPCKESRLFPLLVVCRVIFVPLLMMCNVQERQNLPVLFSNDFIFVFIMLLFSVSSGYFVCLSMTYAPQLVEPKDAETAGALMTFFLALGLSLGAAFSFPLRLLV; encoded by the exons ATGCTGTAT CTGCCCACCTGTACAGCAGACGAAATGAGCAAGGACGCGCCTGCTGACCG TGGTTTTATGGTCGCCATCATTTTCTTCATCCTGGGTTTGGGAACGCTGCTGCCGTGGA TTTTCATGACTGCCTCAATG TATTTCAATAAGAGACTCAACACGTCTGAATCCAGGAACGGAACGATAACATCCGGAAAAGAGTATTATTTCAATAACTGGATGACTCTGCTTTCCCAGCTGCCTTTGCTGCTGTTCACGCTGCTCAACTCTATTCTCTATCCGCG gatctCAGAGAGGATGAGGATTGGAGGAAGTCTAGTCTTCATCTTCCTGCTCTTCTTTCTCACTGCTGTCCTGGTGATGATCCCAATGGAGGAGGACCGGTTCTTCTCCATCACCATGGCGACCATCTGGTTCATCAACT CGTTCGGCGCCGTGCTGCAGGGCAGTCTGTTTGGTTTGGTGGGTTTGTTACCGCAGAAATACAGCGCCGTCTTCATGAGCGGACAGGGACTCGCAGGAACATTCGCTGCTCTCGCCATGATCCTTGCCATCGCAA gTGAAGCTAAAAGTGACTCTGCAGCTCTGGGTTATTTCATCACTCCGTGTGTGGGGACTTTAATCACACTCTTCAGTTACATGATGCTTCCCAaactg gagtttGCAAGATTTTACCTGGAAAACAAAGGCAAGAGCTACGAGTTGGAGACGTCCAGAGAGCTGCTGCCCACAG ATGATGATGCTGTGCCTCCAGATGATGCTGAAGTCTCTGATAAGACGAGTGAACCGCTGAACGGCTCTGTGGTCAACGGGACTCCCGGTAATGGCATTAACAGTGTGAGTGAAGAGGATTCTGGGAAACAGGCCTTCATCACGCTGGCTACAGACAACACGTCCACGCGGAAGAGCTCCGTCTTCGAGGTCTTTAAGAAG ATCTGGGTGATGGCCTTCTGCGTGACCTTCGTCTTCATCGTTACGCTCTCAGTTTTTCCTGCTGTCACTGTGGACGTGAAAACCGCTTATAGAGGAAAATGgg AACAATTCTTCATCCCAGTCTTTTGCTTTCTCTGCTTTAACTTGTTTGATTGGGCTGGCAGAACCGTGACCTCAGTGTTTAAGTGG CCGTGTAAAGAGAGCCGTCTGTTTCCTCTGCTGGTGGTTTGCCGTGTGATCTTCGTGCCGCTGCTGATGATGTGTAACGTACAGGAGAGACAGAACCTGCCTGTGCTTTTCTCCAATGACTTCATCTTCGTCTTCATCATGCTGCTGTTCTCAGTGTCCAGCGGATActttgtgtgtttgtctatgaCCTACGCACCACA